One Dokdonia sp. Dokd-P16 genomic window carries:
- a CDS encoding TetR/AcrR family transcriptional regulator produces MIVLLSYLCCMEELHVQITIDPALYTRNPETTELGRNIVSKSIEMIDELGFEKFTFKKLGVAINSNESSIYRYFDSKHTLLVYLTSWYWSWVEYKLVFSTTNVPDPDKKLKNALALITKNVTQDNSVSYVNEILLHRIIISESAKAYHTKDVDKENSKGFYKTYKRVVQRISDIVLEINPNYAFPHMLISTVIEGAHHQRYFSKHLPALTNVEEGQNTIEKFYTDMVFKAIN; encoded by the coding sequence ATGATAGTATTACTATCATATCTTTGTTGCATGGAAGAATTGCATGTACAGATTACTATTGACCCAGCGTTGTATACACGTAATCCCGAGACTACAGAACTGGGCAGAAATATCGTGAGTAAGAGTATAGAAATGATTGATGAGCTAGGCTTTGAAAAATTTACATTTAAAAAACTAGGTGTAGCGATTAACTCAAATGAAAGTTCGATTTACAGATATTTTGATAGTAAACACACTTTACTAGTTTATCTTACTAGCTGGTACTGGAGCTGGGTAGAATATAAACTTGTATTCTCTACCACAAACGTTCCAGACCCAGATAAAAAGCTTAAAAATGCTCTTGCACTCATTACCAAAAATGTCACACAGGACAATTCGGTCTCCTATGTAAATGAAATACTCTTACATCGTATAATCATTTCCGAGAGTGCTAAAGCATACCACACAAAGGATGTAGATAAAGAAAATTCAAAAGGATTTTACAAAACATATAAACGTGTAGTACAACGCATAAGTGATATTGTTCTTGAGATCAACCCTAATTATGCATTTCCTCATATGCTTATCTCAACGGTCATAGAAGGAGCGCACCATCAACGTTATTTCTCTAAACATCTTCCTGCCCTTACAAATGTAGAGGAAGGGCAGAACACAATAGAAAAGTTTTATACAGATATGGTTTTTAAGGCCATCAACTAA
- a CDS encoding helix-turn-helix domain-containing protein produces the protein MKLTYTSIKEDSKLILTNFNCAPSQQMLSDKGMYKVLWAKEASRDIVIDGYTLHLEKGQLIFCTPLNVLEIAQSDGLLALVFNREFYCIREHDDEISCNGFLFYGSSQPPVITLSDKELKSYDAMFLMIQEEFETRDHIQGEMLRVLLKRLLITSSRHIKSQLPEPEMPSNQFDLVRQYHILVEQHFRTLHKVSEYADLLFKSPKTLSNHFKNMGDTSPLKVINDRIILEAKRLLLYSDKNVEEVSYDIGFNDAGHFSKFFKKHTGVPPGTFKKSKSPL, from the coding sequence ATGAAGCTCACATACACATCTATAAAAGAGGACAGTAAACTAATACTTACTAACTTTAATTGCGCGCCATCGCAGCAAATGCTTTCAGACAAAGGAATGTATAAAGTGCTGTGGGCAAAAGAAGCTTCTAGAGATATAGTAATTGATGGATACACGCTTCATTTAGAAAAAGGACAGCTTATCTTTTGCACGCCACTCAATGTATTAGAGATTGCACAGAGTGATGGATTACTAGCGCTAGTTTTTAATAGAGAATTTTACTGCATCAGAGAGCATGATGATGAGATTTCTTGTAACGGTTTTCTCTTTTATGGATCCTCACAACCGCCAGTTATAACGCTGAGCGACAAGGAACTTAAAAGTTATGATGCCATGTTTTTAATGATTCAAGAAGAGTTTGAGACAAGAGATCATATACAGGGAGAGATGTTGCGAGTATTGCTTAAAAGGTTATTGATAACCTCTAGTAGGCATATAAAAAGCCAATTGCCAGAGCCGGAGATGCCTAGTAATCAGTTTGATTTAGTGAGACAATATCACATTCTTGTAGAGCAACATTTTAGAACCTTGCACAAAGTCTCAGAGTATGCAGATCTACTCTTTAAATCGCCTAAAACCTTATCAAATCATTTTAAGAACATGGGTGATACATCACCACTTAAAGTAATTAATGATCGAATCATTTTAGAAGCCAAACGTTTACTTCTGTACTCAGATAAAAATGTAGAAGAAGTCTCTTATGATATCGGTTTTAATGATGCTGGGCACTTTTCAAAATTCTTTAAAAAGCATACAGGCGTCCCGCCGGGAACTTTTAAAAAGTCAAAAAGCCCACTGTAA
- a CDS encoding solute:sodium symporter family transporter has protein sequence MGLISFLGFTLLVAGYAWWKTRGTDEKSADGYYLGGRSLGALTIAGSLLLTNLSAEQIVGLNGQAFSEGILVMAWETLAAIAMVITAVYFLPKYMHKGITTIPEFVEERFDENTKAILSVLFLIAFSIVLLPTILYSGSLAFSTMFDIPTLLGMSEGAVIWLCVWTIGVIGIIYAIFGGLKAVAVSDLVNAVGLLIGGLLIPYFGLKIIGDGSVGAGLNELWTENQDKFDVTGDVTSSIPVGTIFTGMMIAQMYYWGTNQAILQRVFGAKSLKEGQKGMMLAAFVKFLIPVIVVLPGIIAWHLFEGDLSSADKAYPELVKEVLPPALVGFFAAVLFGAVLSSFNSLLNSSATLFGFDLYKKFFNREASEHKAVKAGKLFGVAVAIIAMIIAPFIANAPAGLFDYIQQALGSLSVPILAVVLVGIVTKKVPAIGAKIVLIAGVIMYVCTIFMRPSYQATALAEADANGITDAAQLAIIKAEAFPHFLHVMGILFVVNVIIMLVVGAIKPKTDIYVPKQTDAIDTTPWKYAYIVGALIVLLVLSTYLIF, from the coding sequence ATGGGACTCATTTCATTTCTTGGATTTACATTACTTGTAGCGGGATACGCTTGGTGGAAAACACGTGGTACTGATGAAAAAAGTGCAGACGGTTACTACCTAGGTGGTAGAAGTCTAGGCGCACTCACAATTGCAGGATCATTATTACTTACAAACCTCTCTGCAGAGCAAATTGTTGGACTTAACGGTCAAGCTTTCTCAGAAGGAATACTTGTAATGGCATGGGAAACACTCGCAGCAATTGCAATGGTAATTACAGCAGTTTATTTTCTACCTAAATATATGCATAAGGGAATCACCACGATTCCTGAATTTGTAGAAGAACGCTTTGATGAAAACACAAAAGCTATTCTCTCTGTATTATTTCTTATCGCTTTTAGTATCGTATTACTGCCTACTATCCTCTACTCTGGATCGCTCGCCTTCAGCACTATGTTTGACATACCTACTTTACTAGGTATGTCTGAGGGAGCAGTAATCTGGCTTTGTGTGTGGACAATAGGTGTTATAGGAATTATATATGCGATTTTTGGAGGTCTTAAGGCAGTAGCCGTATCAGACTTAGTAAATGCCGTTGGTCTCTTAATAGGAGGATTACTAATCCCATACTTTGGATTAAAAATTATAGGTGATGGTAGTGTAGGTGCTGGTCTGAACGAGTTATGGACAGAAAATCAAGATAAATTTGACGTTACCGGAGACGTAACATCATCTATTCCTGTGGGGACCATTTTTACGGGGATGATGATTGCCCAAATGTATTATTGGGGTACAAATCAAGCTATTTTACAACGTGTTTTTGGGGCAAAAAGTCTCAAAGAAGGACAAAAAGGAATGATGCTAGCTGCCTTTGTAAAATTTTTAATACCTGTGATAGTAGTATTACCAGGTATCATAGCTTGGCACCTGTTTGAAGGAGACTTAAGCTCGGCAGATAAAGCTTACCCAGAACTTGTAAAAGAGGTGCTACCTCCAGCGCTTGTTGGTTTTTTTGCGGCGGTATTATTTGGAGCAGTTTTGAGTTCATTCAATAGTCTACTTAATAGTAGCGCAACACTCTTCGGGTTTGATCTTTATAAAAAATTCTTTAACCGTGAGGCGTCAGAGCATAAAGCGGTAAAGGCTGGAAAGCTTTTTGGAGTTGCTGTTGCTATTATCGCAATGATAATTGCCCCGTTTATAGCAAATGCACCTGCAGGGTTATTTGATTACATCCAGCAAGCCTTAGGAAGTCTTAGTGTTCCTATCCTTGCAGTAGTACTTGTAGGTATAGTCACAAAAAAAGTACCCGCCATCGGTGCAAAAATTGTTTTAATAGCTGGTGTAATTATGTACGTATGTACCATATTTATGAGACCTAGCTATCAAGCAACTGCCCTTGCAGAGGCAGATGCAAATGGCATAACAGATGCTGCACAACTCGCAATCATAAAAGCGGAGGCTTTTCCTCACTTTTTACATGTCATGGGAATTTTATTTGTAGTGAATGTGATCATTATGCTTGTCGTAGGAGCGATTAAACCTAAAACAGATATATATGTTCCAAAACAAACAGACGCGATAGATACTACTCCTTGGAAATATGCATACATCGTAGGCGCATTAATCGTATTACTAGTATTAAGTACCTACCTCATTTTTTAA
- a CDS encoding HlyD family secretion protein codes for MLNISNNQLNKKIDVGGYSAFAKAHKTRHYKYFNRFLLAFAIIGVIVLFLPWTQNVNGKGYVTTLTPDQRPQTIQSPIPGRVEQWYVLEGDYVAKGDTILRISEIKNEYQDPLLAERTRQQRDAKSNAVGSYKSKVVALENQLGALQRERALKLEQAENKLKQARFKVQSDSIDLVAATTNRDIALKQFERTATLEAEGLKSTADVEDKRLKLQETEAKLISQNNKLLASQNNVLNASIDISRTSAEYAEKISKAQSDKFSASSAQYDTEAQVSKLANASTNYEMRSALQYITAPQNGFINKAIKAGIGETFKEGEQLVGIMPADYDLAVETFVRPIDLPLIHAGEKIRVQFDGWPAIVFSGWPDASFGTYGGTVVAVETFISTNGKFRVLIAPDKEAEDWPKNVRVGSGAQTIALLQDVPIWYELWRQLNGFPPDYYLPEGTLTPRKEKK; via the coding sequence ATGCTTAATATATCAAACAATCAACTTAATAAGAAGATAGATGTAGGTGGCTATTCGGCTTTTGCTAAGGCGCACAAGACAAGGCACTATAAATACTTCAATAGATTCTTACTAGCCTTTGCTATCATAGGCGTAATTGTACTCTTTTTACCATGGACTCAAAACGTTAATGGTAAAGGTTATGTCACTACATTAACTCCAGATCAAAGACCGCAAACTATACAATCTCCTATTCCTGGACGTGTAGAACAGTGGTACGTACTAGAAGGCGACTATGTAGCAAAAGGAGATACTATTTTGCGCATTTCTGAAATCAAGAATGAGTATCAAGATCCTCTCCTTGCAGAACGTACGAGACAACAACGCGATGCAAAAAGTAATGCTGTTGGTTCTTATAAATCTAAGGTAGTAGCTCTTGAAAATCAATTAGGCGCTTTACAACGCGAACGTGCACTAAAACTAGAACAAGCAGAAAACAAACTGAAGCAAGCTCGTTTTAAAGTACAAAGCGATAGTATTGATCTTGTTGCGGCAACTACTAATCGTGATATTGCCTTAAAACAATTTGAACGTACTGCCACGCTAGAGGCAGAAGGTTTAAAATCTACAGCAGATGTAGAAGACAAGAGACTTAAACTACAAGAAACAGAGGCTAAGCTTATCTCTCAAAACAATAAATTACTAGCGAGTCAAAACAATGTTCTTAATGCTTCTATTGATATATCGAGAACTAGTGCGGAATATGCTGAAAAAATAAGCAAAGCGCAAAGTGACAAGTTTAGTGCATCCAGTGCGCAATATGATACAGAGGCTCAAGTAAGCAAACTAGCAAATGCAAGTACCAACTACGAGATGCGTAGTGCACTGCAGTATATTACAGCTCCTCAAAATGGATTTATAAATAAAGCTATTAAAGCAGGTATAGGTGAGACTTTTAAAGAAGGAGAGCAACTAGTAGGCATTATGCCTGCCGACTATGACCTCGCCGTGGAGACTTTTGTGAGACCTATAGACTTACCACTCATACATGCTGGGGAAAAAATACGTGTTCAGTTTGACGGGTGGCCGGCTATCGTTTTTAGTGGATGGCCAGATGCCTCTTTCGGGACCTATGGAGGAACCGTAGTCGCTGTCGAAACATTCATAAGTACAAATGGAAAATTTAGAGTTCTTATTGCGCCAGATAAAGAAGCAGAGGATTGGCCAAAAAATGTACGTGTAGGCTCTGGAGCACAAACTATCGCCTTGCTACAAGATGTTCCTATCTGGTACGAGTTATGGAGACAGCTTAACGGGTTTCCACCAGATTACTATTTGCCAGAAGGTACTTTAACGCCTAGAAAAGAGAAAAAATGA
- a CDS encoding peptidase domain-containing ABC transporter yields the protein MKEMTPWQRFVNMLELDRRDIKQILFYAIFAGLVALTLPLGIQAIINLIQGAQVSTSWIVLVILVTLGVAFQGILQLMQVRILENIQQKIFTRSSFEFAYRFPKLKMSELDNYYPPELANRFFDTLTVQKGLSKILLDFPAAILQILFGLILLSFYHPFFIIYGFLLVILVYLVFKFTAKKGLETSLAESKSKYKVAHWLQEIARSLISFKLSGRTSLAMNRNNKLTQSYLEARESHFRVLMLQFIQMIGFKVLVTAGLLVIGGLLVLNQQMNIGQFVAAEIIILLVISSVEKLISGLESFYDVLTSLEKIGQVVDKKLEPQEGTDPFEINEDMDIYMDSVSYSTPETGTILNNITLNLKTSDRILITGLSGSGKTTLLKLLSGVIQPSSGGIYVNNFSFKGMRPNAYRSKIGQVLPEQNPFEGSILENISFGNPEVSSSRVNEVIRIVGLQEFVRTQPNGLQTKLFPEGQKIPHTISKQILLARSFVHEPKVLLLKDALEHFEETQAREIMAYLASPDRPWALIVASNNKDWRAMCNQHIELEEGNIISKS from the coding sequence ATGAAAGAAATGACACCTTGGCAACGATTTGTAAATATGCTCGAACTAGATAGACGAGATATCAAACAAATTTTATTTTACGCAATTTTCGCCGGACTTGTAGCGCTTACATTACCACTAGGTATCCAAGCTATTATCAACCTCATTCAAGGTGCTCAAGTAAGCACTTCTTGGATTGTACTCGTTATTCTAGTAACGCTAGGAGTAGCTTTTCAAGGGATCTTGCAATTAATGCAAGTACGTATCCTTGAAAACATACAGCAGAAAATCTTTACCCGTTCTTCTTTTGAGTTTGCTTATCGCTTCCCAAAATTAAAAATGAGCGAACTAGACAATTATTATCCGCCAGAGCTGGCAAATCGTTTTTTTGATACGCTTACGGTTCAAAAAGGATTATCAAAAATCTTATTAGATTTTCCTGCGGCTATACTACAGATACTCTTTGGGTTAATATTACTTTCTTTTTATCATCCATTTTTCATCATATATGGTTTTCTACTTGTAATACTCGTGTACTTGGTATTCAAGTTTACAGCAAAAAAAGGTCTTGAAACTAGTCTTGCAGAGTCTAAGAGTAAGTACAAAGTAGCACACTGGTTACAAGAGATTGCGCGATCACTTATAAGCTTTAAGCTTTCTGGTCGTACTTCACTAGCTATGAATCGCAATAATAAACTCACACAATCATACCTAGAGGCTCGCGAAAGTCACTTTAGAGTATTGATGTTACAGTTTATACAGATGATAGGTTTTAAGGTACTCGTTACAGCAGGACTTCTGGTCATAGGCGGCTTACTAGTACTTAATCAGCAAATGAACATAGGACAGTTTGTAGCAGCAGAGATTATTATCTTATTAGTCATAAGTTCTGTCGAGAAGCTTATTTCTGGATTAGAGAGCTTTTATGATGTACTTACTTCGCTGGAAAAAATAGGGCAAGTGGTTGATAAAAAACTAGAGCCACAAGAAGGTACAGACCCTTTTGAAATCAATGAGGATATGGATATCTACATGGATAGTGTGAGTTATAGTACTCCAGAAACCGGTACTATTCTTAATAATATTACCTTAAATTTAAAAACTAGTGATCGCATTTTAATAACAGGGCTATCTGGATCTGGAAAAACTACTTTATTAAAATTACTATCAGGTGTTATACAACCATCTTCTGGAGGTATCTATGTTAATAATTTCTCTTTTAAAGGGATGCGACCAAATGCTTATCGCTCTAAGATAGGCCAGGTACTCCCAGAACAAAATCCTTTTGAGGGAAGCATTTTAGAGAATATTAGTTTTGGTAACCCAGAAGTGTCATCGTCTAGGGTCAATGAGGTTATTAGAATAGTAGGCTTACAAGAATTTGTGCGCACACAACCTAATGGATTACAAACGAAATTGTTTCCAGAAGGGCAAAAAATACCGCACACAATCTCAAAACAAATACTTTTAGCAAGATCATTTGTTCATGAACCTAAGGTACTATTACTTAAAGACGCACTCGAGCATTTTGAAGAAACTCAAGCTCGAGAGATCATGGCTTATCTCGCTAGTCCAGACAGACCGTGGGCACTTATAGTCGCAAGTAATAACAAAGACTGGAGAGCTATGTGTAATCAACATATAGAACTCGAAGAAGGTAATATCATTTCAAAATCATAA
- the glpK gene encoding glycerol kinase GlpK, giving the protein MEKKYIIAFDQGTTSTRAIIFDHQGTIKNIAQKELKQHYPQHGWVEHDPIEIFEAQQATFKEVIESSDISIDEIAAIGITNQRETTVVWDKNTGKPIYNAIVWLDKRTKAICEQLKSQDLEEYVNKNTGLIIDSYFSGTKVKWILDNVDNAFAKAQQGDLLFGTIDTWLIWKFTNGAVHATDHSNASRTLLYNIIDLKWDEKMLEALNIPESMLPKVQNSASDFGNIILDGYSIPICGVAGDQQASLFGQGGYKSGIAKNTYGTGCFLLMNTGKKPVTSKNGLLTTLCASLPGGKVKYALEGSIFAGGASVQWLRDKLDLIDHARDTEDICMNTAATDDLYVVPAFAGLGAPYWDMDAKGAIYGLTLDSGKDDIIKATVDAIAYQTRDVLDAMIEDSGKQMKALRVDGGATANNYLMQFQSDILNIAVDRPEMLEVTALGAAFLAGIQAGIWNKKDISKIRQVDSIFEPTITEYERNKKYTGWKNAVARTKSTTNQMLTTQEDIPMRFSVLDRQRQIARAQKEKFDLIVIGGGVTGAGIALDASSRGMNVCLIEKNDFASGTSNKSTKLIHGGLRYLKQMEIGLVQESGSERAILHTLAPHLVVPEKMLLPLIEGGTYGKMMTAIGLKVYDFLANVEGDDKRKMLSGEETATREPLLNKDQLIGGGYYAEYRTDDARLTVELLKKAASFGATIINYCEMKTFKYDEQGKIKSLQCFDHNTQRNFKLKSQHYVSAAGPWVDLLRKKDHSMNNKYLHLTKGVHIVFSRERFPLTQSIYFDVPDGRMIFAIPRGRSTYVGTTDTNYSGNLNRVVATQDDATYLLDATNNMFPSVNLTIDDIESNWAGLRPLIHEDGKDPSELSRKDEIFVSDTGLISIAGGKLTGYRKMAQRVIDRVLKDVPEKKKAHLVKSYTEKIPLTSEPLKNTVEVDIYQQEIKKRLENVGIVNEYQSWYLATTYGKQSNTIIDKMSYFLNENPEERLIRAEVWYSIHHEMTNSLADFFVRRTGRLYFDIYSVHQYRDLVQEDMIRYLGWDEKRVLQENEYLRILLKDASKYYEEEFE; this is encoded by the coding sequence ATGGAAAAGAAATATATCATTGCATTTGATCAAGGTACGACAAGCACGAGAGCTATCATATTTGACCATCAAGGAACCATAAAAAACATTGCCCAAAAGGAACTTAAGCAACATTACCCGCAACACGGCTGGGTAGAACACGATCCTATAGAGATTTTTGAAGCACAGCAAGCAACCTTCAAAGAGGTTATAGAATCGTCTGACATATCTATAGACGAGATTGCTGCGATAGGCATTACTAATCAGCGAGAGACTACCGTAGTCTGGGATAAGAATACTGGAAAACCCATATATAATGCAATTGTATGGCTAGATAAGCGTACTAAAGCTATCTGTGAGCAATTAAAATCTCAAGATCTAGAAGAGTATGTAAATAAGAATACGGGACTGATTATAGATTCCTACTTCTCTGGAACTAAGGTCAAGTGGATCTTAGATAATGTAGATAACGCTTTCGCGAAAGCGCAACAAGGCGATTTACTCTTTGGAACCATAGACACTTGGCTTATTTGGAAATTCACCAACGGTGCTGTACACGCAACAGATCACTCTAATGCCAGCCGAACGTTACTCTACAACATTATAGACTTAAAATGGGATGAAAAGATGCTAGAAGCATTAAACATTCCAGAATCAATGCTACCTAAAGTTCAAAATAGCGCCTCAGATTTTGGAAATATCATTCTAGACGGTTACAGCATTCCTATTTGTGGAGTTGCTGGAGATCAACAGGCTTCACTTTTTGGTCAAGGAGGCTATAAATCTGGAATAGCTAAAAACACCTACGGTACTGGTTGCTTCCTACTTATGAATACTGGAAAAAAACCTGTTACCTCAAAAAATGGACTGCTTACCACTTTATGTGCTAGCTTACCTGGTGGCAAAGTTAAATATGCTCTAGAAGGTTCCATATTTGCGGGAGGCGCATCTGTACAATGGTTACGGGATAAACTTGACCTCATAGATCATGCAAGAGACACAGAAGATATCTGTATGAATACAGCAGCTACAGATGATTTATACGTAGTTCCTGCTTTTGCAGGATTAGGAGCACCTTACTGGGACATGGATGCAAAAGGAGCTATTTATGGATTAACACTAGACTCAGGCAAAGACGATATTATAAAAGCTACCGTAGATGCGATTGCCTATCAAACACGAGATGTTCTCGATGCTATGATTGAAGATTCTGGCAAGCAAATGAAAGCGCTAAGAGTAGATGGCGGAGCCACTGCAAATAATTATCTCATGCAGTTTCAATCAGATATTCTTAACATAGCTGTAGATCGTCCAGAGATGCTAGAAGTTACTGCACTAGGAGCTGCTTTTTTAGCTGGAATTCAAGCAGGGATTTGGAACAAAAAAGATATTTCTAAAATACGTCAAGTAGATTCCATTTTTGAACCAACAATCACTGAATATGAGCGCAACAAGAAATATACCGGCTGGAAAAATGCCGTAGCACGCACGAAGAGCACTACAAACCAAATGCTCACAACGCAAGAAGATATCCCCATGCGTTTCTCTGTGCTAGATAGACAGCGCCAGATAGCTCGTGCTCAAAAAGAAAAATTTGATCTTATTGTTATAGGTGGTGGTGTTACTGGAGCTGGGATTGCACTTGACGCTTCTTCTCGTGGTATGAATGTGTGTCTTATAGAAAAGAATGATTTTGCATCTGGGACCAGTAATAAATCTACAAAGCTTATACATGGTGGACTACGTTACCTTAAGCAAATGGAGATAGGCTTAGTGCAAGAGTCGGGAAGTGAACGAGCAATATTGCATACCCTTGCTCCTCACCTTGTTGTTCCGGAAAAAATGCTACTTCCACTTATAGAAGGTGGCACCTATGGTAAAATGATGACGGCAATAGGCCTAAAGGTTTATGACTTTCTTGCAAATGTAGAAGGTGATGATAAACGTAAAATGTTAAGTGGGGAAGAAACTGCTACTAGAGAACCTTTACTTAACAAAGACCAGTTAATAGGTGGTGGTTATTATGCAGAGTATCGCACAGATGATGCACGACTTACCGTAGAGTTATTAAAAAAAGCAGCCAGTTTTGGCGCTACTATTATTAACTACTGCGAGATGAAAACCTTTAAATATGATGAGCAAGGAAAAATAAAAAGCTTACAATGTTTTGATCACAATACACAAAGGAATTTTAAACTTAAATCACAGCACTATGTATCTGCTGCGGGACCTTGGGTTGATCTTTTAAGGAAGAAAGACCACTCCATGAATAACAAGTATTTACACCTTACAAAAGGAGTGCACATTGTATTTTCTAGAGAGCGTTTTCCATTAACTCAATCTATTTATTTTGATGTGCCGGATGGTCGTATGATTTTTGCCATCCCTCGCGGTAGATCAACATACGTAGGTACGACGGATACGAACTATAGCGGAAACCTCAACCGAGTTGTAGCTACTCAAGATGATGCAACCTATTTACTTGATGCGACTAATAATATGTTCCCGAGTGTTAATCTTACAATAGACGATATAGAGTCTAACTGGGCTGGACTAAGACCTCTTATACATGAAGATGGAAAAGACCCTTCAGAATTGAGTCGTAAAGATGAGATTTTTGTGTCTGACACAGGGTTGATTTCTATTGCTGGCGGAAAACTTACTGGATATCGTAAAATGGCGCAGCGAGTTATAGATCGCGTTCTTAAAGATGTACCGGAGAAAAAGAAAGCACACCTCGTAAAATCATACACAGAAAAAATACCGCTTACCTCTGAGCCTTTGAAAAACACAGTAGAAGTAGATATTTACCAACAAGAGATCAAGAAGCGTCTTGAAAATGTAGGGATTGTAAATGAATATCAAAGTTGGTACCTAGCAACCACATACGGGAAGCAGAGCAATACCATCATTGACAAGATGAGTTATTTCTTAAATGAAAATCCGGAAGAACGTTTAATACGTGCAGAAGTATGGTACAGCATCCATCATGAGATGACAAACAGCCTTGCCGACTTTTTTGTGCGACGTACGGGTAGATTATATTTTGACATATACTCTGTGCACCAATATCGTGACCTCGTTCAAGAGGATATGATAAGATATTTAGGCTGGGATGAAAAGAGAGTATTACAGGAAAATGAATACCTCCGCATTCTTTTAAAGGATGCTAGTAAATATTATGAAGAGGAATTTGAGTAA
- the galE gene encoding UDP-glucose 4-epimerase GalE produces the protein MKILVTGGLGFIGSHTVVELQNSGHDVIIIDNCSNSSTEVLDRITSITGKTPAFVKFDLREKVKVQEFFTHNNDIDGVIHFAASKAVGESVKDPLLYYENNIATLIYMLQELQKKEKASFIFSSSCTVYGQADELPITENAPVKPAESPYGNTKQIGEEIIRDTCRVQPQLKAIALRYFNPIGAHPTAEIGELPLGVPANLVPFITQTGIGMREELSVFGNDYPTADGTAIRDYIHVVDLAKSHVKALERLLTGANKENYEVFNVGTGTGSSVLQVIKSFEKISGKSLKYKIVDKREGDITAAYADTHKANNELGWKAQSTLDEAMASAWKWEQKIRDI, from the coding sequence ATGAAAATTTTAGTAACAGGAGGTTTAGGTTTTATAGGCTCGCACACTGTTGTAGAGCTACAAAATAGTGGGCATGATGTTATCATAATTGATAACTGCTCAAACTCATCTACAGAAGTACTGGACCGTATAACGAGTATTACGGGTAAAACGCCAGCTTTTGTAAAGTTTGACTTAAGAGAGAAAGTTAAAGTACAAGAATTTTTCACTCACAATAATGATATTGATGGAGTAATCCATTTTGCTGCCTCAAAGGCTGTAGGAGAGAGTGTAAAAGATCCTTTATTGTATTATGAAAATAATATAGCCACCTTAATTTATATGCTCCAAGAGTTACAAAAGAAAGAAAAGGCTTCCTTTATATTTAGCTCTTCTTGCACAGTGTACGGGCAGGCAGATGAGCTACCTATCACAGAAAATGCACCTGTTAAACCAGCAGAGTCTCCTTATGGCAACACAAAGCAAATAGGTGAAGAAATTATACGAGATACTTGCCGTGTACAACCACAGCTCAAGGCTATTGCTTTGCGATACTTTAACCCTATAGGCGCCCACCCTACTGCCGAAATAGGCGAATTACCACTAGGTGTACCTGCAAATCTAGTACCTTTTATTACACAAACGGGAATAGGCATGAGGGAGGAACTCTCCGTTTTTGGCAATGATTACCCTACCGCTGATGGAACGGCAATACGTGATTACATTCATGTGGTAGATCTTGCAAAATCTCATGTAAAAGCGCTAGAACGACTTCTTACAGGAGCAAATAAAGAAAACTACGAAGTTTTTAATGTAGGTACAGGTACTGGCAGTTCTGTACTACAAGTGATCAAATCTTTTGAAAAGATATCTGGAAAATCACTAAAATATAAGATTGTAGATAAACGTGAGGGTGACATTACTGCCGCTTATGCAGATACTCACAAAGCAAATAATGAATTAGGATGGAAAGCGCAAAGCACCCTAGACGAAGCAATGGCTTCTGCATGGAAATGGGAACAAAAAATAAGAGACATATAA